A single Lactuca sativa cultivar Salinas chromosome 8, Lsat_Salinas_v11, whole genome shotgun sequence DNA region contains:
- the LOC111884207 gene encoding serine/arginine-rich splicing factor RSZ21 isoform X1: protein MSRVYVGNLDPRVSERELEDEFRVYGVLRNVWVARRPPGYAFVEFDDRRDALDAIRALDGKNEWRVELSHNSKGGGGGGRGGGEDLKCYECGEPGHFARECRLRVGGRGGRRRSPSPRRRRSPSYGRRSYSPRGRRSPPPRYSISPRRGRSYSRSPPPYRRSRRDDSPYGNGV, encoded by the exons ATGTCTCGTGTCTACGTTGGCAATTTGGATCCGCGAGTTTCTGAGCGAGAACTTGAAGATGAATTTCGCGTCTATGGCGTTCTAAGGAA CGTGTGGGTTGCTAGGAGACCACCTGGTTACGCGTTCGTGGAGTTTGATGATCGCAGGGATGCTCTAGATGCTATTCGGGCACTTGATG GGAAGAATGAGTGGCGTGTGGAGCTATCCCACAATTCgaaaggaggaggtggtggtgggcgTGGTGGAGGTGAGGATTTGAAATGTTATGAGTGCGGTGAGCCTGGTCATTTTGCAAGAGAATGTCGCCTGAGAGTTGGGGGTCGAGGTGGAAGGCGTCGTAGCCCTAGTCCAAGGCGACGTAGGAGTCCAAGCTATGGAAGGAG gaGTTATAGTCCTCGTGGAAGAAGATCTCCGCCACCTCGTTATAGCATATCACCTCGCAGAGGTCGTAGCTACAGCAGATCACCACCTCCTTATCGCCGTTCAAGGCGTGATGATTCACCATATGGAAAtgg AGTGTAA
- the LOC111884207 gene encoding serine/arginine-rich splicing factor RSZ21 isoform X2 — protein sequence MSRVYVGNLDPRVSERELEDEFRVYGVLRNVWVARRPPGYAFVEFDDRRDALDAIRALDGKNEWRVELSHNSKGGGGGGRGGGEDLKCYECGEPGHFARECRLRVGGRGGRRRSPSPRRRRSPSYGRSPRGRRSPPPRYSISPRRGRSYSRSPPPYRRSRRDDSPYGNGV from the exons ATGTCTCGTGTCTACGTTGGCAATTTGGATCCGCGAGTTTCTGAGCGAGAACTTGAAGATGAATTTCGCGTCTATGGCGTTCTAAGGAA CGTGTGGGTTGCTAGGAGACCACCTGGTTACGCGTTCGTGGAGTTTGATGATCGCAGGGATGCTCTAGATGCTATTCGGGCACTTGATG GGAAGAATGAGTGGCGTGTGGAGCTATCCCACAATTCgaaaggaggaggtggtggtgggcgTGGTGGAGGTGAGGATTTGAAATGTTATGAGTGCGGTGAGCCTGGTCATTTTGCAAGAGAATGTCGCCTGAGAGTTGGGGGTCGAGGTGGAAGGCGTCGTAGCCCTAGTCCAAGGCGACGTAGGAGTCCAAGCTATGGAAGGAG TCCTCGTGGAAGAAGATCTCCGCCACCTCGTTATAGCATATCACCTCGCAGAGGTCGTAGCTACAGCAGATCACCACCTCCTTATCGCCGTTCAAGGCGTGATGATTCACCATATGGAAAtgg AGTGTAA
- the LOC111884206 gene encoding WAT1-related protein At3g28050, with product MKMKMKGTLPFLAMVIGQIAQVGLTLAGKKAIETGMHNFSYVFYSNFFASLILLPTSFLIHRSSNRPPLTLSVAGGFLVVGILGFLVQVVGYAGLTYASATVATAILNLIPGFTFILAIIFGVERLDHGGVTKWAKIIGTLVSILGAIIVTFYTGPAIITSHLTLVAPQHLLGQSSEFILGGVLMLIDCVLAALFIIAQAVILKRYSAVLILMLAYCSIITVLSLLASLILEHDLSAFSLQSKTRFLAILYAGCFGAGFQLTIGAWCVKMKGPLFVAMFHPLGIVIAAIMGVIFLGDSLYLGSLLGSGVIVIGFYGVMWGKGKEDRIVEGNMIESSKTPLLQDDIHDDNVMLP from the exons atgaagatgaagatgaaaggCACATTGCCATTTCTGGCTATGGTGATTGGTCAAATTGCACAGGTGGGGTTGACTTTAGCTGGGAAGAAAGCTATAGAAACCGGGATGCATAacttttcttatgttttctactCCAACTTTTTCGCATCACTTATTCTTCTTCCTACTTCTTTTCTCATTCATAG ATCATCGAATCGCCCTCCTCTAACTTTATCAGTTGCCGGTGGTTTTCTTGTTGTTGGCATACTAGG gtTCTTGGTACAGGTGGTTGGATATGCTGGACTTACATATGCTTCCGCTACAGTTGCCACGGCAATTCTTAACCTCATACCAGGCTTTACTTTTATACTCGCCATCATATTTGG GGTAGAAAGActagaccatggaggggtaaccAAGTGGGCGAAAATCATTGGAACCCTAGTTTCAATTTTAGGGGCTATAATCGTAACTTTTTACACGGGCCCCGCAATTATAACCTCTCATTTAACTTTAGTCGCTCCACAACATCTCCTTGGTCAATCATCAGAGTTCATCCTTGGTGGAGTGTTAATGCTAATCGACTGTGTCTTAGCTGCTTTATTCATTATTGCACAG GCGGTCATCCTCAAGAGATACTCAGCCGTCCTGATTTTGATGTTGGCTTATTGTTCGATTATAACCGTCCTTTCGCTTTTAGCTTCATTGATTTTGGAACACGATTTGAGTGCATTTAGTTTACAGTCTAAAACTAGGTTTCTTGCGATTTTGTATGCG GGTTGCTTTGGGGCTGGTTTTCAACTCACAATTGGAGCATGGTGTGTGAAGATGAAAGGGCCACTTTTTGTTGCTATGTTTCATCCATTAGGGATTGTGATTGCAGCTATTATGGGTGTTATATTTTTAGGAGATTCTCTCTATCTTGGaag TTTACTTGGATCAGGAGTGATTGTGattggattttatggtgtaaTGTGGGGAAAAGGTAAAGAAGATAGAATTGTTGAAGGGAATATGATTGAGAGCTCAAAAACTCCTCTTTTGCAAGATGACATTCATGATGATAATGTCATGCTACCATGA